From a region of the Stenotrophomonas sp. BIO128-Bstrain genome:
- the trbF gene encoding conjugal transfer protein TrbF, translating into MRFKRPQVRYADTPQPATPYQAAAQVWDNRIGSARVQAKNWRLMAFGCLTLALLMAGGLVWRSAQSIVTPYVIEVDQAGQVRTVGEAATPYRPADAQIAHHLARFVTMVRSLSVDPIVVRQNWLDAYDYTTDKGAAVLNDYARTNDPFARIGKESVTVQITSVVRASDTSFNVRWTERRYVNGAAAGLERWTAVVSIVLQTPRTEERLRRNPLGIYVNGLAWSRELDSSEGAKP; encoded by the coding sequence ATGCGATTCAAGCGACCGCAGGTGCGCTATGCCGATACGCCGCAGCCTGCCACCCCTTATCAAGCCGCCGCGCAGGTGTGGGACAACCGCATCGGCTCAGCCCGCGTGCAGGCGAAGAACTGGCGGCTGATGGCCTTCGGTTGCCTCACGCTCGCGCTGCTTATGGCGGGCGGCTTGGTGTGGCGCTCGGCGCAGTCCATCGTGACGCCCTATGTCATCGAGGTCGATCAGGCCGGACAGGTGCGAACCGTGGGCGAGGCCGCCACACCCTATCGGCCCGCCGATGCACAGATCGCACACCACCTGGCGCGCTTCGTGACGATGGTGCGTTCGCTGTCCGTTGATCCCATCGTCGTGCGGCAGAACTGGCTCGATGCCTACGACTACACGACCGACAAGGGCGCGGCCGTGCTCAACGATTACGCCCGCACCAATGACCCGTTCGCTCGCATCGGCAAGGAGTCGGTGACGGTGCAGATCACCAGCGTCGTCCGCGCCAGCGACACATCTTTCAACGTGCGCTGGACGGAACGCCGCTACGTCAATGGAGCCGCTGCCGGGCTGGAACGGTGGACGGCCGTGGTGTCCATCGTCCTGCAAACCCCGCGCACCGAAGAACGCCTACGCCGCAATCCCCTGGGCATCTACGTCAATGGCTTGGCGTGGAGCCGCGAACTGGATTCTTCTGAAGGAGCCAAGCCATGA
- a CDS encoding glutathione S-transferase N-terminal domain-containing protein, translating to MKLYSKPGACSTADHIALQWTGQPFEVELLDKDTLKAPPFLAINPAGSVPVVVDGDFVLTQNAAIMGYIADTHPQAGLTGDGSPKQRAEATRWLSFVNSDLHPAFKPLFAPGAFIEDDTQYDALRAAARKRLRGLFERADAQLADRPWLAGFRSFADPYFYITLRWAAGAKIDLSGLDNLAAFNQRMEADTGVQAVLKAEGLL from the coding sequence ATGAAGCTGTACAGCAAGCCCGGAGCCTGCTCCACCGCCGACCACATCGCCCTGCAGTGGACCGGCCAGCCGTTCGAGGTGGAACTGCTCGACAAGGACACCCTGAAGGCACCGCCGTTCCTGGCCATCAATCCGGCCGGTTCGGTCCCGGTGGTGGTCGATGGCGATTTCGTGCTGACCCAGAACGCGGCAATCATGGGCTATATCGCCGATACCCACCCGCAGGCCGGCCTGACCGGCGATGGCAGCCCCAAGCAGCGCGCCGAAGCCACCCGCTGGCTGTCCTTCGTCAACTCCGACCTGCACCCGGCGTTCAAGCCGCTGTTCGCGCCGGGCGCCTTCATCGAAGACGACACCCAGTACGACGCGCTCCGCGCCGCCGCCCGCAAGCGCCTGCGTGGCCTGTTCGAGCGCGCCGATGCGCAGCTGGCCGATCGCCCCTGGCTGGCCGGGTTCCGCAGCTTCGCCGACCCCTACTTCTACATCACCCTGCGCTGGGCTGCGGGCGCAAAGATCGACCTGAGCGGCCTGGACAACCTCGCCGCCTTCAACCAACGCATGGAGGCTGATACCGGCGTGCAGGCGGTGCTGAAGGCCGAAGGCCTCCTGTAG
- a CDS encoding suppressor of fused domain protein: MVDEIEDDGAPGWDAIDAALKAVYPTQAPQHYGPVLRSLLGGEDPLDGISAYWNDAPLPHWHFVSYGFSELYEKESDDPATSGYGFELSFRVAAEAGSEPPAWAMNFLQNLARYVFANGKVFQQGHYLNAGGPIAADTDTLLRHVAFMRDPQLPPRETPNGSLEFLQVIGLTDDEMEAVKRWSTTGVLETLLPRMPLWITDIARGSLLGDPALAAAVAEGAAREGSQTAYLFLEKLAWSVQGEGAGQQLTLTLGARQVESLLALLPARLLFGQPLTLVGNDRQITLSPAAVNALVVDADALDCQLAPATVQALVATVMPRRGTYAIPGWPALQVVVEPSELRDAEGTVVRTIG, translated from the coding sequence ATGGTGGATGAGATCGAGGACGACGGCGCACCCGGGTGGGATGCCATCGATGCGGCGTTGAAGGCGGTGTATCCCACGCAGGCGCCGCAGCATTACGGCCCGGTGCTGCGCTCGCTGCTGGGCGGTGAGGACCCGTTGGACGGCATCAGCGCGTACTGGAACGATGCGCCGCTGCCGCACTGGCACTTCGTCAGCTACGGCTTCTCCGAACTGTATGAAAAAGAGAGCGATGATCCGGCCACCAGTGGCTACGGGTTCGAGCTGAGCTTCCGGGTGGCCGCCGAAGCGGGCAGCGAGCCACCAGCGTGGGCGATGAACTTCCTGCAGAACCTGGCGCGCTACGTGTTCGCCAACGGCAAGGTGTTCCAGCAGGGCCACTACCTCAACGCGGGCGGGCCGATCGCCGCCGATACCGATACGCTGCTGCGGCACGTCGCCTTCATGCGCGACCCGCAGCTGCCCCCGCGCGAGACGCCCAACGGTTCGCTGGAGTTCCTGCAGGTGATCGGGCTGACCGATGACGAGATGGAGGCGGTGAAGCGCTGGTCGACCACCGGCGTGCTCGAGACGCTGCTGCCCAGGATGCCGCTGTGGATCACCGACATCGCGCGTGGCTCGCTGCTGGGCGACCCGGCACTGGCTGCCGCCGTGGCAGAGGGGGCGGCACGCGAGGGCTCGCAGACGGCCTATCTGTTCCTGGAAAAGCTGGCCTGGTCGGTGCAGGGCGAGGGCGCTGGGCAGCAGTTGACCCTGACGCTGGGCGCGCGCCAGGTGGAATCGCTGCTCGCGCTGCTGCCAGCGCGGTTGCTGTTCGGGCAGCCGTTGACGCTGGTCGGCAATGACCGGCAGATCACGCTGTCGCCAGCGGCGGTCAATGCGCTGGTGGTCGACGCCGATGCGCTGGACTGCCAGTTGGCCCCGGCCACGGTGCAGGCGCTGGTTGCCACGGTCATGCCACGCCGCGGGACCTATGCGATCCCGGGCTGGCCGGCGCTGCAGGTAGTGGTGGAGCCGAGCGAACTGCGCGATGCCGAGGGCACTGTGGTACGTACGATCGGGTAG
- the trbL gene encoding P-type conjugative transfer protein TrbL: MNDVTIIDRFLDTFSRYIDSGFGLLQGEVAFLTATLIVIDMTIAGLYWAMSHATGQGEDVIAKLLRKVLYVGAFAYIINNFNWLAGIVFRSFAGLGLTATGSTLSMENFLKPGQLAKTGIDAAAPILDQIGDMAGFPEVFVNLDPIVVMFLAWLVVILCFFVLAVQLFITLIEFKLTTLAGFVLVPFALWNKTSFLAEKVLGNVVSSGIKVLVLAVIVGIGSGLFAEFQVHPDEPSIDHALVIMLASLALLALGIFGPGIATGLVSGAPQLGAGAMAGAAVGAVGTGVAIGSAATGVGGAVMAGARMAPAAAKLAGSGARAATTAASSARSTFQAGSAAAGGGAKGAAAGLGNVAKAGAQAAGRRAASGASAAGQKVAGSFRAGWNGTGAGAAGASQAAAGEAAEGAADSPKQEQPAWAKRMHRRQQITHAATTAAHTLRGGDGGGSGQGPSLRDSDT; the protein is encoded by the coding sequence ATGAACGATGTGACCATCATCGACAGATTCCTCGATACCTTCTCGCGCTACATCGACTCGGGTTTCGGGCTGTTGCAAGGCGAAGTGGCGTTCCTGACGGCCACGCTCATCGTCATCGACATGACCATCGCGGGCCTGTATTGGGCAATGAGCCATGCGACTGGTCAGGGCGAGGACGTGATCGCCAAGCTGCTGCGCAAGGTGCTCTACGTCGGTGCCTTCGCCTACATCATCAACAACTTCAACTGGCTGGCCGGCATCGTCTTCCGGTCGTTCGCCGGCCTGGGCCTGACAGCCACCGGCTCGACGTTGAGCATGGAGAACTTCCTGAAACCGGGCCAACTGGCGAAGACCGGAATCGACGCGGCTGCGCCGATCCTCGACCAGATCGGCGATATGGCCGGTTTCCCCGAAGTGTTCGTGAACCTCGACCCCATCGTCGTGATGTTCCTCGCTTGGCTGGTGGTGATCCTCTGCTTCTTCGTGCTCGCGGTACAGCTATTCATTACGCTGATCGAGTTCAAGTTGACCACCTTGGCGGGCTTCGTACTGGTGCCGTTTGCGCTCTGGAACAAGACGAGTTTCCTGGCCGAAAAAGTGCTCGGCAACGTGGTTTCGTCGGGCATCAAGGTCTTAGTGCTGGCTGTCATCGTCGGTATCGGTTCGGGCCTGTTCGCGGAGTTCCAGGTTCATCCCGACGAGCCTTCCATCGACCACGCGCTCGTCATCATGCTGGCTTCTCTCGCGTTGCTCGCGCTCGGCATCTTCGGGCCGGGCATTGCCACGGGCCTAGTGTCTGGTGCACCGCAGCTCGGTGCGGGCGCGATGGCAGGCGCTGCAGTCGGTGCTGTCGGCACCGGCGTTGCCATTGGTTCCGCCGCAACCGGCGTGGGTGGTGCCGTCATGGCCGGGGCGCGCATGGCCCCGGCTGCCGCCAAGCTGGCCGGCTCTGGTGCGCGTGCCGCCACGACGGCGGCCAGTAGCGCCCGCTCGACATTTCAAGCAGGTTCAGCCGCCGCGGGTGGCGGGGCCAAGGGCGCGGCGGCTGGCCTCGGCAACGTCGCCAAGGCAGGCGCGCAGGCGGCGGGCCGCCGCGCCGCGTCCGGCGCTTCGGCTGCCGGGCAGAAGGTGGCCGGTTCCTTCCGCGCCGGCTGGAACGGCACAGGCGCTGGTGCTGCCGGCGCAAGCCAGGCCGCCGCCGGCGAAGCGGCAGAAGGTGCCGCCGACTCGCCCAAGCAGGAACAACCCGCCTGGGCCAAGCGGATGCACCGCCGCCAGCAAATCACCCATGCCGCGACCACCGCCGCCCACACGCTGCGCGGTGGCGACGGCGGCGGCTCCGGGCAAGGCCCGAGCCTGCGCGATTCCGATACCTGA
- the trbG gene encoding P-type conjugative transfer protein TrbG, with protein sequence MNLPFRIYAFVLTLAATTSSLLGCASQGKPPPTISLDEPVLAQPMPEPPKPVEVIAVPEPLALPAQLKPLPEVDAAPAAPEPVDEKVRVSRANAEARIAPTREGYVNAIQVWPFTDGALYQVYAAPGRVTLVSLQPGEELVTVAAGDTVRWIVGDTSSGSGDALRVNVLVKPIRSGLKTNLVITTSRRTYLLELTSTEKAWMASVSWDYPKDKMLALQRQNQAAQAAAPVDGGLSLEKIRFRYAVSGSNPPWKPLRAFDDGEKVYIQFPPGIAQGELPPLFVIGAQGDGQLVNYRFRPPYYIVDRLFGAAELRLGGDKGDVVRIERTDGVERRN encoded by the coding sequence ATGAACCTGCCTTTCCGCATTTACGCTTTCGTGCTGACACTCGCGGCCACCACATCGTCATTGCTGGGCTGCGCCTCGCAGGGCAAGCCGCCGCCGACCATCTCGCTTGATGAGCCGGTGCTGGCGCAGCCAATGCCCGAGCCGCCCAAGCCGGTAGAAGTCATCGCAGTCCCCGAGCCGTTGGCACTGCCTGCGCAGTTGAAGCCGCTGCCGGAAGTCGATGCCGCCCCGGCTGCCCCGGAGCCCGTCGACGAGAAGGTACGCGTTTCGCGCGCCAACGCCGAGGCCCGCATCGCGCCGACCCGCGAGGGATACGTCAATGCGATTCAGGTGTGGCCCTTTACCGATGGCGCGCTCTATCAGGTCTATGCCGCACCGGGGCGCGTGACCCTGGTTTCGCTCCAGCCAGGCGAAGAACTGGTGACGGTGGCCGCTGGCGATACCGTGCGCTGGATTGTCGGCGACACGTCCAGCGGCAGCGGCGACGCGCTGCGCGTCAATGTGCTGGTCAAGCCCATTCGCTCAGGCTTGAAAACCAATCTCGTCATCACCACCAGCCGCCGGACGTATTTGCTGGAACTGACCTCGACGGAAAAGGCGTGGATGGCGTCAGTGTCCTGGGACTATCCCAAGGACAAGATGCTGGCCTTGCAGCGCCAGAACCAGGCGGCGCAGGCGGCAGCGCCGGTCGATGGTGGCCTGTCGCTGGAGAAGATCCGCTTCCGCTACGCCGTGTCTGGCAGCAATCCGCCGTGGAAGCCGTTGCGTGCCTTCGACGATGGCGAGAAGGTCTATATCCAGTTCCCGCCAGGTATCGCGCAAGGCGAGCTGCCGCCGCTGTTCGTCATCGGCGCACAAGGCGACGGACAACTGGTGAACTACCGTTTCCGTCCGCCGTACTACATCGTGGATCGGCTGTTTGGCGCGGCCGAATTGCGCCTGGGCGGCGACAAGGGCGACGTGGTGCGGATTGAGCGCACCGATGGCGTGGAGCGGAGGAACTGA
- the prpE gene encoding propionate--CoA ligase codes for MRYEDVYRRSVDEPEAFWDEEAQRIYWHTPPQQILDYSNPPFRRWFVGGETNLCYNAVDRHLVDRPDQLALVAVSSETGVTREITYRELHREVNAFAAVLLRLDVQRGDRVVIYMPNMAEAVFAMLACARIGAIHSVVFGGFAAHNLALRIDDAEPKLLIAADAGKRGGKVIPYKAMVDAACAEAASPPPHVLIVSRGLDPAEPKVPGRDVDYATLRAEVGDQDVPVVWLESSEPSYLLYTSGTTGKPKGVQRDVGGYAVAMAQSMETVFDCKPGQVMFSTSDVGWAVGHSYNVYGPLIGGCTSLLYEGLPTSPDPGIWWALCEQYGVRTLFSSPTAIRVLKKHDADFIRRHDLASLKYVFLAGEPLDEPTAHWINDALGKPIIDNYWQTETGWPALTLLPGVDMKPVRFGSPGFPNLGYRMKVIDENTGDTVAPGQKGVLVMIPPLPPGCMTTVWKDDARFIQSYFSHFKELLYSSLDWAIQDEDGYTFILGRTDDVINVAGHRLGTREIEECIAGHPLVAEAAVIGVKDELKGQVPLVFVTLKQALQGDGSAVVAEMMQRVSGTLGAVARPAHIHIVNALPKTRSGKLLRRSLQALAEERDPGDLSTLDDPAALDEIRRALGN; via the coding sequence ATGCGTTACGAAGATGTCTATCGACGTTCGGTCGATGAACCCGAGGCGTTCTGGGACGAAGAGGCCCAGCGCATCTACTGGCACACGCCGCCGCAGCAGATCCTCGATTACAGCAACCCGCCGTTCCGGCGCTGGTTCGTGGGCGGGGAAACCAACCTCTGCTACAACGCGGTGGACCGCCATCTGGTCGATCGCCCCGACCAGCTCGCGCTGGTCGCGGTCTCCAGTGAAACCGGCGTCACCCGCGAGATCACCTACCGCGAGCTGCACCGCGAAGTAAATGCCTTCGCCGCCGTGCTGCTGCGGCTGGACGTGCAGCGCGGCGATCGCGTGGTGATCTACATGCCGAACATGGCCGAGGCAGTCTTCGCGATGCTGGCCTGCGCGCGCATCGGTGCCATCCACTCGGTGGTGTTCGGTGGCTTCGCCGCGCACAACCTGGCACTGCGCATCGACGACGCCGAACCCAAGCTGCTGATCGCCGCCGATGCCGGCAAGCGCGGTGGCAAAGTGATTCCCTACAAGGCGATGGTCGATGCCGCCTGCGCCGAAGCCGCTTCGCCGCCGCCGCACGTGCTGATCGTCTCGCGCGGGCTGGACCCGGCCGAGCCGAAGGTGCCCGGCCGCGACGTGGACTACGCCACGTTGCGCGCCGAGGTGGGCGACCAGGATGTGCCGGTGGTGTGGCTGGAATCCAGCGAGCCGAGCTATCTGCTGTATACCTCCGGCACCACGGGCAAGCCCAAGGGCGTGCAGCGCGACGTCGGCGGCTACGCGGTGGCGATGGCGCAGTCGATGGAGACCGTGTTCGATTGCAAGCCCGGCCAGGTGATGTTCTCCACCTCGGATGTGGGCTGGGCGGTCGGGCACTCCTACAACGTGTACGGCCCGCTGATCGGCGGTTGCACCTCGCTGCTGTACGAAGGGCTGCCGACCAGTCCCGATCCGGGCATCTGGTGGGCGCTGTGCGAACAGTACGGCGTGCGCACGCTGTTCTCCTCGCCCACGGCGATCCGCGTGCTCAAGAAGCACGATGCGGACTTCATCCGCCGCCACGATCTGGCCTCGCTGAAGTACGTCTTCCTTGCCGGTGAACCGCTCGATGAACCCACCGCGCACTGGATCAACGACGCACTCGGCAAGCCGATCATCGACAACTACTGGCAGACCGAAACCGGCTGGCCTGCGTTGACCCTGCTTCCGGGCGTGGACATGAAGCCGGTCCGCTTCGGTTCGCCTGGTTTCCCGAATCTCGGCTACCGCATGAAGGTCATCGACGAGAACACCGGTGACACCGTCGCACCGGGGCAGAAGGGCGTGCTGGTGATGATTCCGCCCCTGCCGCCGGGCTGCATGACCACCGTGTGGAAGGACGATGCGCGCTTCATCCAGAGCTATTTCAGCCACTTCAAGGAACTGCTCTACAGCTCGCTCGACTGGGCGATCCAGGACGAGGATGGCTACACCTTCATTCTTGGCCGCACCGACGACGTCATCAACGTGGCCGGCCACCGGCTGGGCACGCGTGAGATCGAAGAGTGCATCGCCGGGCATCCGCTGGTGGCCGAGGCTGCCGTGATCGGGGTCAAGGACGAACTCAAGGGCCAGGTACCGCTGGTGTTCGTCACCCTCAAGCAGGCCCTTCAAGGCGACGGCAGTGCCGTGGTGGCCGAGATGATGCAGCGGGTGAGTGGCACGCTGGGCGCGGTCGCACGGCCGGCGCACATCCATATCGTCAACGCGCTGCCCAAGACGCGCTCGGGCAAGCTGCTGCGGCGCTCGCTGCAGGCACTGGCCGAGGAACGTGACCCGGGCGATCTGTCGACCCTGGACGACCCGGCGGCCCTGGACGAGATCCGGCGCGCGCTGGGCAACTGA
- a CDS encoding TrbI/VirB10 family protein: protein MTQDDTPDLAAPQAADKVAPEAVALRAQPRPVTRLNRRTLAILAGGLSVAVLGALMWSLQPQRRGAGEQTELYNVDRVSKSDGLDALPSDYSKLPPAVPDLGPPLPGDLGPAIVKSQQPVTAAYAAPDHDPNDALRKEAESAAASSVFFRSGSQKAAPVAQSQAAAAPGFAANAAFDPMAAGPASTAAQTADPTAVQNRQDQKEAFLKGGSKETRNSGNLTLPASPYQVMAGTVVAGALVTGIKSDLPGDVIATVTEPVYDTATGRFLLIPQGSRILGKYNSQVSYGQSRVQVVWNRIILPDTSSLALDNLAGTDPAGYAGLEDEVDWHWDRVFAGAALTTLLGIGAELAAPENRQDGDRVIIAGRDSAQDSINQVGQEMTRRNLNMQPTLTSRPGLPVRIIVARDLVLRPYQPLFFNKGISR, encoded by the coding sequence ATGACCCAGGACGACACCCCCGACCTTGCAGCGCCGCAGGCGGCAGACAAGGTCGCGCCCGAGGCTGTGGCGCTGCGCGCCCAGCCGCGCCCGGTCACACGCCTGAACCGGCGCACGTTGGCCATCCTCGCTGGCGGCCTGTCGGTAGCCGTGCTCGGCGCGCTGATGTGGTCACTGCAACCTCAGCGGCGCGGCGCGGGCGAACAGACCGAGCTATACAACGTGGATCGCGTGTCGAAGTCCGATGGGCTGGATGCGTTGCCGTCGGACTACTCGAAGCTGCCGCCCGCCGTCCCCGATCTGGGGCCGCCGCTGCCGGGCGATCTCGGCCCGGCCATCGTCAAGTCGCAGCAACCGGTGACGGCCGCTTACGCGGCCCCCGATCATGACCCGAACGACGCGCTGCGCAAGGAAGCCGAATCGGCCGCGGCTTCGTCCGTGTTCTTTCGCTCGGGTTCGCAGAAAGCCGCGCCAGTGGCGCAGTCGCAGGCCGCCGCCGCGCCAGGCTTCGCCGCCAATGCGGCGTTCGACCCGATGGCCGCCGGGCCGGCCTCGACGGCCGCCCAGACTGCCGACCCGACCGCGGTGCAGAACCGGCAAGATCAGAAAGAGGCTTTCCTGAAAGGTGGTTCTAAGGAAACCCGTAATTCCGGCAATCTGACCTTGCCGGCTTCGCCGTATCAGGTCATGGCCGGGACGGTGGTTGCCGGGGCGCTAGTGACGGGCATCAAGTCCGATCTACCGGGCGACGTGATCGCTACCGTGACGGAGCCGGTCTATGACACGGCCACCGGGCGATTCCTGCTGATTCCGCAGGGTTCGCGCATCCTGGGCAAATACAACAGCCAGGTCAGCTACGGGCAAAGCCGCGTACAGGTGGTGTGGAACCGAATCATTCTGCCGGACACGTCTTCGCTGGCGCTCGACAACCTAGCTGGCACCGACCCGGCCGGCTATGCCGGGCTGGAAGACGAAGTGGACTGGCATTGGGATCGCGTCTTCGCCGGCGCGGCATTGACGACGCTGCTGGGCATCGGCGCCGAGCTGGCCGCGCCCGAGAACCGGCAGGATGGTGATCGCGTCATCATCGCCGGGCGCGACAGTGCGCAGGACAGCATCAATCAGGTCGGCCAGGAGATGACCCGCCGAAACCTCAACATGCAGCCCACGCTGACCAGCCGGCCCGGCTTGCCGGTGCGGATCATCGTGGCGCGTGATCTGGTATTGCGTCCCTACCAGCCGCTCTTTTTCAACAAGGGAATTTCACGATGA
- a CDS encoding DUF2274 domain-containing protein, with the protein MSTTKKLRLGPLPRHEVIKLTFSCPASLKADLDRYAALHAQAYGETVDAATLIPYMLEAFIVGDRGFRKGSVGKAAVPKPG; encoded by the coding sequence ATGAGCACGACCAAGAAATTGCGGCTCGGCCCTCTGCCTCGCCATGAAGTCATCAAGCTGACTTTCTCGTGCCCGGCCAGCCTGAAAGCAGATCTCGACCGCTACGCTGCGCTGCACGCGCAGGCGTATGGCGAGACGGTCGATGCCGCAACGCTGATCCCGTACATGCTCGAAGCATTCATCGTTGGCGACCGGGGATTCAGGAAGGGAAGTGTGGGCAAGGCCGCAGTCCCTAAGCCAGGTTGA
- the trbJ gene encoding P-type conjugative transfer protein TrbJ, giving the protein MKTRVLSVSLAAALAGSLMLAQPAAALTFVDPVNLVQNTLTAIRTLEQINNQINQLQNEAQMLMNQARNLANLDFNIVNRLRSTLATTERLIAEAQGLAYDVQNMDREFARLYPEQYAATVSGDQMLRDARERWKNTLDGLHTAMRMQAQVSQNLAQDESALADLVSQSQSATGALQAMQATNQLLALQAKQSIQAQQLQITQGRAASLELARQAAATERAREVRRRFLGTGTPYTPQSVNFYNH; this is encoded by the coding sequence ATGAAGACCCGTGTGCTTTCTGTTTCGCTCGCCGCCGCGCTGGCCGGCTCGCTGATGCTCGCCCAGCCGGCGGCGGCCCTCACCTTCGTTGATCCAGTCAACTTGGTGCAGAACACGCTGACTGCCATCCGCACGCTGGAGCAGATCAACAACCAGATCAACCAGCTTCAGAACGAAGCACAGATGTTGATGAACCAGGCGCGCAACCTGGCGAATCTCGACTTCAACATCGTCAACCGGCTGCGCTCGACGCTCGCCACGACCGAACGCCTGATTGCCGAAGCGCAAGGGCTGGCCTACGACGTGCAGAACATGGATCGGGAATTTGCGCGGCTGTACCCGGAGCAGTACGCCGCTACGGTGAGCGGCGACCAGATGCTGCGCGATGCCCGCGAGCGGTGGAAGAACACGCTCGACGGCCTGCACACCGCGATGCGGATGCAGGCGCAGGTGTCGCAGAACCTCGCCCAAGACGAAAGCGCGCTGGCCGACCTCGTGAGCCAGAGCCAATCGGCCACCGGCGCGCTGCAAGCCATGCAGGCGACCAATCAACTGCTGGCCTTGCAGGCTAAGCAGTCCATCCAGGCGCAGCAGCTCCAGATCACGCAGGGCCGCGCGGCCTCTCTGGAACTGGCGCGGCAGGCAGCAGCCACCGAGCGCGCCCGCGAAGTGCGGCGGCGCTTCCTCGGCACCGGGACGCCGTATACACCGCAGTCCGTCAACTTCTACAACCACTGA
- a CDS encoding cell wall hydrolase codes for MKLAWILWLSQLLPQPAADSLCLSTTVYLEARDQTLRGQQAVAEVALRRLDSGLWGDSMCQVVTARKQFAPTIVAPGTQLGNADAWQEAMTVAFDAERNWALPAGERKEIVPGASHFAAMAIANPSWRNAYQVATIGDHTFYRVQKLKPRAS; via the coding sequence ATGAAACTGGCCTGGATTCTCTGGCTGTCACAGTTGTTGCCGCAGCCTGCCGCCGATTCGTTGTGCCTGAGCACGACCGTCTACCTCGAAGCGCGTGACCAGACCCTGCGCGGCCAGCAAGCCGTTGCCGAGGTGGCCCTGCGCCGGCTGGACAGCGGTCTGTGGGGCGACTCGATGTGCCAGGTGGTGACCGCGCGCAAGCAGTTCGCCCCGACCATCGTCGCGCCCGGCACCCAGCTCGGCAACGCCGATGCCTGGCAGGAAGCGATGACCGTGGCCTTCGATGCCGAGCGCAACTGGGCCCTGCCCGCCGGTGAGCGCAAGGAGATCGTGCCCGGCGCGAGCCACTTCGCCGCCATGGCGATCGCCAACCCGAGCTGGCGCAACGCCTACCAGGTGGCCACCATCGGCGACCACACGTTCTACCGCGTGCAGAAACTCAAGCCGCGCGCGTCGTAA